A DNA window from Bacteroides cellulosilyticus contains the following coding sequences:
- a CDS encoding glycan-binding surface protein, which produces MKNIMNFRNICLGGVLLLGLSFTACSDDEDNSMPIQLTNVTTLDDMNTPITEAAMGDFIAVHGTGLDVHNIDSILINDVALDMLEVYTENNILFMKIPVKLPTKETDKIYIYNAHGCQEVPFKANAPQLRLDRMFNEYTNPGDTIMIYGDFFELYEIDSLNAVVDFNGKVSKVISSGNNYLTARVPVNVDKNIKVKVKGTKWDVEAICPGRYYDREFMIMDFDEYLPTSMTNVVTDIKDPQRLSGNFLRIDDKSEYSGWWYIAERGGIAYTADMLGLESSKNYVVKCEFRTANQFILDKIKFCNYLYWAAPTCDWIATDFNVQNFNRWETITLPFTVIQSTDYPDNYPGSYTSFNMRLEIDANIARNFSFDNIRIYKKGD; this is translated from the coding sequence ATGAAAAATATAATGAATTTCAGAAATATATGTTTGGGTGGTGTGCTGTTGCTGGGACTATCGTTTACGGCTTGTTCGGACGATGAGGATAATTCAATGCCTATACAGCTTACCAACGTGACAACTCTTGATGATATGAATACTCCGATTACGGAGGCTGCTATGGGCGACTTTATTGCCGTACACGGCACGGGGCTTGATGTACACAATATCGATTCGATTTTGATTAATGATGTGGCGTTGGATATGCTGGAGGTATATACGGAAAACAATATTCTGTTCATGAAGATTCCGGTGAAACTTCCTACGAAAGAGACGGATAAGATTTATATATACAATGCTCACGGTTGCCAGGAAGTGCCTTTCAAGGCTAACGCTCCCCAACTCCGTTTGGATCGTATGTTCAATGAATACACCAATCCGGGTGATACCATTATGATTTATGGCGACTTCTTCGAACTTTATGAAATAGATTCTTTGAATGCGGTAGTCGATTTTAACGGTAAAGTTTCCAAAGTCATCAGCAGTGGTAATAATTACCTGACTGCCCGAGTGCCCGTTAACGTTGATAAGAATATCAAAGTCAAGGTGAAGGGTACGAAATGGGATGTGGAAGCTATCTGTCCGGGCCGTTATTATGACCGTGAGTTCATGATTATGGATTTTGACGAATACTTGCCTACCAGTATGACCAATGTGGTGACTGACATCAAAGATCCTCAACGCCTTAGCGGTAACTTCCTGCGTATCGACGATAAATCAGAATATTCCGGCTGGTGGTATATTGCCGAAAGGGGAGGTATTGCATACACTGCCGATATGTTGGGACTTGAATCCAGTAAGAACTATGTGGTGAAATGTGAGTTCCGCACGGCAAACCAGTTTATTCTGGATAAGATTAAGTTCTGTAATTACCTGTATTGGGCGGCTCCTACTTGTGACTGGATTGCAACGGATTTCAATGTTCAGAACTTCAATCGCTGGGAAACCATTACATTGCCGTTTACTGTCATTCAATCTACTGACTATCCGGATAACTACCCGGGTTCTTATACCAGTTTCAATATGCGTCTTGAAATAGATGCCAATATTGCCCGTAATTTCTCATTCGACAATATACGTATCTATAAAAAGGGTGATTAA
- a CDS encoding RagB/SusD family nutrient uptake outer membrane protein: protein MKLLKILSLCAAGLFLTTSCDLEEETFTFVAGEDVAAEGSYDQLVAGAYHTLHWPFTWGNYHNVVNFDCDYQTGPSWAFGDEGAGNFYDKNSTKNFYQYYCTTIHRANYHYYLVQKISGVTEKEKNNALGELRFLKAWSQFQLVQFFGPIPLYTYSIAEGNSSELPRSSIKEVYEHIIETLKEAENLLVPRTDESYKKGHVCRATAKALLAKVYATIGSASMKSGQITVKGGPGSKLNPDGSTSRLMPVAITHSKNVVAGYEEFDSQEYYRLAREKAGEVISSGEVSLAASQKELWSPAYKNGPEFLFCLQTMAGQGDDFYNYVSKDYYGWPDPAYNGEWSSGYYVQRDHWLQTFDDWDDERITWGVKHRVPYNWNKTYEKMEWYFYPERDSVKVRQGLPPYEGCPYKYETTDVVRNGAHEYGAKLEKFTAVTAENNGNRTDWNWPYLRYADLVLVYCEADNELNGPTTDAFDKMELLNKRNNSTLVSKRNEKTPFTKESFRSFILEERAKEFAAEGIRRYDLLRWGIYLQVMNAIGTVDENEIVKRREEKHLLLPFPPDVINTNPYIDRNNPGW, encoded by the coding sequence ATGAAACTATTAAAAATATTAAGCTTATGTGCTGCAGGTTTGTTTCTGACTACCTCTTGTGACTTGGAGGAGGAAACATTTACCTTTGTCGCAGGTGAAGATGTTGCTGCCGAAGGTTCGTATGACCAATTGGTGGCAGGTGCTTATCACACTTTACACTGGCCTTTCACATGGGGTAACTATCATAATGTCGTAAACTTCGATTGTGACTACCAGACTGGGCCGAGCTGGGCTTTTGGTGACGAGGGTGCCGGTAACTTTTACGACAAGAATTCAACAAAGAACTTCTATCAGTATTACTGTACCACTATCCATAGGGCCAACTACCACTATTATTTGGTGCAGAAGATATCGGGAGTTACCGAAAAAGAAAAGAACAATGCGCTGGGTGAACTTCGCTTCCTGAAAGCCTGGTCTCAATTCCAGTTGGTTCAGTTCTTTGGCCCCATACCTTTGTACACGTATTCTATTGCAGAGGGTAACTCCTCCGAATTGCCCCGTTCTTCTATAAAAGAGGTCTATGAGCACATCATCGAGACGTTGAAAGAAGCTGAAAACCTGCTGGTGCCGCGTACCGATGAAAGCTATAAGAAGGGACATGTATGTCGTGCCACTGCTAAAGCTCTGTTGGCCAAGGTATATGCCACTATCGGATCGGCTTCTATGAAGAGTGGACAAATCACGGTGAAAGGTGGTCCCGGAAGCAAGCTGAATCCTGATGGTTCAACTTCACGTCTGATGCCGGTGGCTATCACTCACAGTAAAAATGTAGTAGCGGGCTACGAGGAATTTGATTCTCAGGAATATTATCGCCTGGCAAGAGAAAAAGCCGGAGAAGTAATCAGCAGCGGTGAGGTTTCATTGGCGGCAAGCCAAAAAGAATTGTGGAGCCCTGCCTACAAGAACGGACCGGAATTTCTTTTCTGTCTGCAAACCATGGCCGGTCAGGGTGACGATTTCTATAATTACGTCAGCAAAGACTATTACGGATGGCCCGACCCGGCATATAACGGGGAGTGGAGTTCCGGCTATTATGTTCAGAGAGACCACTGGCTGCAAACATTCGACGACTGGGATGACGAACGTATCACTTGGGGCGTTAAGCACCGCGTTCCGTATAACTGGAACAAGACTTACGAGAAAATGGAGTGGTATTTCTATCCCGAACGCGACAGTGTGAAAGTACGCCAGGGATTGCCGCCGTATGAAGGATGTCCGTATAAATATGAGACGACAGACGTTGTCAGAAACGGTGCCCACGAATATGGAGCCAAACTTGAGAAGTTCACAGCCGTAACAGCTGAAAACAACGGTAACCGTACGGATTGGAACTGGCCTTATCTGCGTTATGCCGACCTGGTTCTCGTCTATTGTGAAGCGGACAATGAATTGAACGGCCCTACAACGGACGCTTTTGATAAGATGGAGTTGCTGAACAAGCGCAACAACAGTACATTGGTAAGTAAGCGTAATGAAAAGACCCCGTTCACTAAAGAATCTTTCCGTTCATTTATCCTTGAAGAACGTGCAAAGGAATTTGCAGCCGAAGGTATCCGTCGTTACGACCTGCTCCGTTGGGGTATCTATCTGCAAGTGATGAATGCCATTGGCACTGTAGATGAAAATGAGATTGTAAAACGCCGCGAAGAAAAGCATCTGCTGTTGCCGTTCCCGCCGGATGTTATCAATACGAATCCTTATATCGACAGGAACAATCCGGGGTGGTAA